From the genome of Cedecea lapagei, one region includes:
- the gdhA gene encoding NADP-specific glutamate dehydrogenase: MTQALSLEDFLTSVQSRDPHQVEFAQAVREVMSTLWPFLENNPQYRQQALLERLVEPERVIQFRVAWVDDHNQVQVNRAWRVQFNSAIGPFKGGMRFHPSVNLSILKFLGFEQTFKNALTTLPMGGGKGGSDFNPKGKSEGEIMRFCQALMIELYRHLGPDTDVPAGDIGVGGREVGYMAGMMKKLSNNTACVFTGKGLSFGGSLIRPEATGYGLIYFTDAMLQRHGLGFEGMRVAVSGSGNVAQYAIEKAMSLGARVVTASDSNGTVVDEAGFTAEKLVRLCEIKASRDGRVVDYAREFGLTYLEGQQPWSVPADIALPCATQNELDVDAAQTLIANGVKAVAEGANMPTTIAATELFVEAGVLFAPGKAANAGGVATSGLEMAQNAARLSWKAEKVDIRLHHIMLDIHQACVDYGGEGKQTHYVRGANIAGFVKVADAMLAQGVL, translated from the coding sequence ATGACTCAAGCTCTCTCACTAGAAGACTTTTTAACCTCAGTACAGTCACGCGACCCGCATCAGGTTGAATTCGCTCAGGCAGTTCGTGAAGTTATGAGCACGCTGTGGCCGTTTCTTGAAAACAATCCTCAGTACCGCCAGCAGGCGCTGCTCGAACGCCTGGTTGAGCCCGAGCGCGTTATCCAGTTTCGCGTGGCCTGGGTGGATGACCACAATCAGGTGCAGGTAAACCGGGCGTGGCGCGTGCAGTTCAACTCGGCGATTGGCCCGTTTAAGGGAGGGATGCGATTCCACCCTTCCGTTAACCTGTCGATCCTGAAGTTTCTCGGTTTTGAGCAAACCTTTAAAAATGCCCTCACCACGCTGCCGATGGGCGGCGGTAAAGGCGGCAGTGACTTTAACCCGAAGGGCAAAAGCGAAGGCGAGATCATGCGTTTTTGCCAGGCATTGATGATTGAGCTTTACCGCCATCTTGGCCCGGACACCGACGTTCCTGCGGGGGATATCGGCGTAGGCGGCCGCGAAGTTGGCTACATGGCGGGAATGATGAAAAAACTCTCCAACAACACCGCCTGCGTGTTTACCGGCAAAGGGCTATCGTTCGGCGGTAGCCTGATCCGCCCGGAAGCCACCGGCTACGGCCTGATCTACTTCACCGACGCCATGCTGCAGCGCCACGGCCTGGGCTTCGAAGGCATGCGCGTGGCGGTTTCCGGCTCCGGCAACGTGGCCCAGTACGCGATCGAAAAAGCGATGTCGCTCGGCGCCCGCGTGGTTACCGCCTCCGACTCCAACGGCACCGTAGTGGACGAAGCAGGTTTTACCGCAGAAAAACTGGTGCGCCTGTGCGAAATCAAAGCCAGCCGCGACGGTCGCGTAGTTGATTATGCTCGCGAATTTGGCCTGACCTACCTTGAAGGCCAGCAGCCGTGGAGCGTGCCTGCTGATATCGCTCTGCCGTGCGCAACCCAGAACGAGCTGGACGTCGACGCCGCGCAAACACTTATCGCTAACGGCGTGAAGGCCGTAGCCGAAGGCGCAAATATGCCGACAACAATTGCCGCGACGGAGTTGTTTGTGGAAGCTGGCGTGCTCTTTGCGCCGGGCAAAGCGGCAAACGCTGGCGGCGTAGCGACGTCAGGGCTGGAAATGGCGCAGAATGCGGCTCGCCTAAGCTGGAAGGCTGAAAAGGTGGATATCCGCCTGCACCACATCATGCTTGATATTCATCAGGCCTGCGTTGACTACGGCGGCGAAGGAAAACAAACGCACTACGTTCGCGGCGCAAACATCGCCGGGTTCGTAAAAGTCGCGGACGCGATGCTGGCGCAGGGCGTGCTGTAA
- the yczE gene encoding membrane protein YczE, giving the protein MARRLLQLYTGLVFYGVSTAMFVRADLGADPWNVFHLGVARLLSLNLGLVMIIVGALVLLLWIPLRQRPGLGTISNVIVLGLAADATLALMPPLESLVARSFLLAGALIVNALATGMYIGAGFGAGPRDGLMTGIHARTGWSVRSVRTAIEVTVLLSGWLMGGSFGVGTVLYALAIGPLIQLCLPWFRVKPLKKTVPAVPEVIS; this is encoded by the coding sequence ATGGCACGCCGCCTGCTGCAGCTCTATACCGGCCTGGTCTTTTACGGTGTCTCAACCGCCATGTTTGTGCGTGCAGATTTGGGGGCTGACCCGTGGAACGTCTTTCACCTCGGTGTGGCAAGGCTGTTATCGTTAAACCTTGGTCTGGTAATGATTATCGTTGGCGCGCTGGTGCTGCTGCTGTGGATCCCGCTGCGCCAGCGTCCGGGGCTCGGTACCATCAGCAACGTGATTGTTTTAGGGCTGGCGGCAGATGCCACGCTGGCGTTAATGCCGCCGCTGGAATCGCTCGTTGCCCGTTCGTTTTTGCTGGCGGGCGCTTTGATTGTCAACGCGCTGGCGACCGGAATGTATATCGGCGCAGGCTTTGGCGCCGGGCCGCGTGACGGACTGATGACCGGGATCCACGCCAGAACGGGCTGGTCCGTGCGCAGCGTGCGTACCGCCATTGAGGTGACGGTGCTGCTCTCCGGCTGGCTGATGGGCGGCAGTTTTGGCGTGGGCACCGTGCTTTATGCTTTAGCCATCGGGCCGCTGATCCAGCTCTGCCTGCCGTGGTTTCGCGTTAAGCCGCTGAAAAAAACGGTGCCTGCTGTACCCGAGGTCATATCATGA
- the yczR gene encoding MocR-like transcription factor YczR: protein MTLRRIGTSSLTRLLGQWQQTSSRSPVYRQLADGLRLLILDGRLPLDSRLPGERELSVSLGVSRTTVASALAQLREEGYLLSRQGSGSVTLLPESSPAISPLPGNAPVLDLSTAALSAGPEIHRAYSSALTFLPEHLSSTGYDSQGLPELREAISRHYTARGLPTSPDQIMVVNGAVSGLGLILRLFTGPGDRVVVDHPTYPMALAAIRGASCRPVPVSLPASGWDVEGLAATIAQTSPRLAYLIPDFHNPTGRCMDAETRQRVNEIAARSHTTLVVDETMADLWFDAPPPAPLAAFGAEDHILSLGSAGKSFWGGLRLGWIRASAKTISSLIQIRNTFDLGTPLLEQLAAIQLFNEAENFLPQRREMLRQRCETSFATMQTLFPDWKTSPPEGGLSWWVELPKPLATIFAASAESQGIRIGAGPRFGVEGAFERFLRLPFSLEPREMERALQRLQPLWQHLAATRNESLRGVVF, encoded by the coding sequence ATGACGCTGCGCAGAATCGGTACCTCGTCTTTAACACGCCTGCTGGGCCAGTGGCAGCAGACGTCATCCCGCTCACCGGTGTATCGCCAGCTGGCCGATGGGCTTAGGCTGCTGATCCTGGATGGCAGACTACCGCTCGACAGCAGGCTGCCGGGAGAAAGAGAACTTTCAGTCTCGCTGGGCGTAAGCCGCACGACGGTGGCTTCCGCGCTGGCTCAGCTGCGTGAAGAAGGCTATCTGCTAAGCCGGCAGGGCTCAGGATCGGTTACCCTGCTGCCCGAAAGCAGCCCGGCCATTTCCCCGCTGCCCGGCAATGCTCCGGTGCTCGACCTGTCCACTGCGGCCCTTAGCGCCGGGCCTGAAATTCACCGGGCCTATTCGTCTGCGCTGACCTTCTTGCCGGAACATTTGTCCTCCACCGGCTATGACAGCCAGGGGCTGCCGGAGCTGAGAGAGGCCATATCGCGCCACTATACTGCTCGTGGATTACCCACCTCGCCGGACCAAATTATGGTGGTCAACGGCGCCGTTAGCGGGCTGGGACTGATTCTCAGGTTGTTTACCGGCCCCGGAGATCGCGTTGTTGTCGATCATCCAACTTACCCAATGGCGCTGGCCGCTATCCGCGGAGCTTCCTGCCGACCGGTGCCGGTCAGCCTGCCCGCAAGCGGTTGGGACGTGGAAGGTCTGGCGGCAACCATCGCCCAGACTTCTCCCCGGCTGGCCTACTTAATTCCCGATTTCCATAACCCAACCGGCCGCTGCATGGATGCCGAGACGCGCCAAAGGGTAAATGAGATTGCGGCCCGCAGCCACACGACGCTGGTTGTGGATGAGACCATGGCCGATCTCTGGTTTGATGCACCGCCGCCAGCTCCACTGGCCGCCTTTGGCGCAGAAGATCACATCCTCTCTTTGGGGTCAGCCGGAAAAAGTTTCTGGGGCGGGCTGCGCCTCGGCTGGATAAGAGCCTCGGCCAAAACCATCAGCTCGCTGATACAAATCCGTAATACCTTTGATTTAGGAACGCCGCTGCTGGAGCAGCTTGCCGCCATTCAACTCTTCAATGAGGCAGAAAATTTTCTGCCTCAACGCAGGGAAATGCTTCGCCAACGCTGCGAGACCAGCTTCGCTACGATGCAAACGCTGTTCCCTGACTGGAAAACCTCTCCCCCGGAAGGCGGATTATCGTGGTGGGTGGAGCTGCCGAAACCGCTGGCCACAATTTTTGCCGCTTCGGCAGAAAGCCAGGGCATTCGAATCGGCGCTGGGCCGCGATTTGGCGTTGAGGGAGCCTTCGAACGTTTTTTACGCCTTCCCTTTAGCCTTGAGCCCAGGGAGATGGAGCGAGCCCTTCAGCGGCTGCAACCGCTGTGGCAGCATCTGGCGGCAACGAGAAATGAAAGTCTCAGGGGAGTGGTATTTTAA
- a CDS encoding Lrp/AsnC family transcriptional regulator, which translates to MSDYLPDEIDRHILTILAADARISLKVLSGKIGLSSPSTAERVKRLEERGVINGYTMSANLPALGYTLQGLVRMKPLPGMLHKVEKMIQAIPECIECDKITGEDCFIIRLVIRSIEQLDEILDELAEFAQCNTSIVKSTPVKRRLPPL; encoded by the coding sequence ATGAGTGATTACCTTCCTGATGAGATCGACAGGCATATTCTGACTATTCTTGCGGCTGATGCCCGTATCTCGCTGAAAGTATTGAGTGGAAAAATTGGTCTCTCTTCTCCGAGCACGGCAGAAAGAGTGAAGCGGCTTGAGGAGCGGGGTGTGATTAACGGCTACACCATGAGCGCCAATTTGCCGGCGCTGGGCTATACCCTGCAAGGGCTGGTCCGAATGAAACCTTTGCCTGGCATGCTGCATAAAGTGGAGAAGATGATTCAGGCGATCCCTGAGTGCATAGAATGCGACAAAATTACCGGCGAAGATTGCTTCATCATCCGGCTGGTGATTCGCTCTATCGAGCAACTGGATGAAATCCTTGATGAGTTGGCCGAGTTTGCCCAGTGCAATACCTCTATTGTTAAAAGTACGCCGGTAAAACGAAGACTGCCGCCGTTGTAA
- a CDS encoding DMT family transporter: protein MTREIRTGSLQMIAAMLISGTIGALVVFSQQPIANVVFWRCVFATLALFIMGMISGNWRSHLNRKVVFIAALGGVALVVNWLLLFAAYSRTSIGLATVLYNTQPLMLVVMGVFILKERVSRSRWLWLGASFVGMLLVLSSGLNHSGNSGWLLGIVMALGAALFYALTALITRQLKGVPPQQIALVQVAVGTILLLPLVDFQQPMTLTHWGIVAMLGILHTGVMYQLLYGAIQKLPTSVTASLSFIYPIVAVVVDRFAFNHSMSPIQFVGGAMILLAAAGINLGWGEKRRSKTVLAKG, encoded by the coding sequence ATGACTCGTGAGATAAGAACCGGCAGCCTGCAAATGATTGCAGCGATGCTCATCTCCGGCACCATCGGCGCACTTGTCGTGTTTTCTCAGCAGCCTATCGCCAACGTCGTATTCTGGCGCTGCGTTTTTGCGACTCTTGCCCTCTTCATAATGGGCATGATTAGCGGTAACTGGCGCAGCCATTTGAACCGCAAGGTTGTCTTTATCGCTGCACTGGGCGGGGTGGCGCTGGTTGTGAACTGGCTTCTGCTTTTTGCTGCCTATTCGCGAACGTCCATCGGGCTGGCCACGGTGCTCTACAATACGCAGCCGCTAATGCTGGTAGTCATGGGCGTTTTTATCCTTAAAGAGAGGGTAAGCCGCAGCAGGTGGCTCTGGCTGGGAGCCTCGTTTGTCGGCATGCTGCTTGTGCTCTCGAGCGGGCTAAACCATAGCGGTAACAGCGGCTGGCTGTTGGGCATTGTGATGGCGCTGGGTGCCGCACTCTTTTATGCCCTGACGGCGCTCATCACCCGCCAGCTGAAGGGCGTTCCTCCGCAGCAAATTGCTCTAGTTCAGGTGGCCGTAGGCACAATTTTGCTGCTGCCGCTGGTGGATTTTCAGCAGCCAATGACGCTTACCCATTGGGGCATCGTGGCGATGCTGGGCATACTTCATACCGGCGTGATGTACCAGCTGCTGTACGGCGCGATTCAAAAGCTGCCGACGTCGGTGACCGCTTCGCTCTCATTTATCTACCCGATTGTGGCGGTGGTGGTGGATCGCTTTGCCTTTAACCACAGCATGAGCCCGATTCAGTTTGTCGGTGGCGCAATGATTTTGCTGGCGGCAGCGGGGATCAACTTAGGGTGGGGAGAGAAACGTCGGTCTAAAACGGTGCTGGCAAAGGGGTAG
- a CDS encoding MGMT family protein: MDNHDSFPQRVYQIVAAIPEGYVTTYGEIAALAGSPRAARQVGGVLKRLPEGSRLPWHRVVNRQGVISLTGPDLQRQRQALLSEGVMVSGDGHIDMLRYRWRY, encoded by the coding sequence ATGGATAATCACGATTCCTTCCCACAGCGGGTTTACCAGATTGTTGCCGCCATTCCTGAAGGTTACGTTACTACCTACGGTGAAATTGCAGCACTTGCCGGGTCGCCCAGAGCCGCTCGCCAGGTCGGAGGCGTGCTTAAGCGTCTGCCGGAAGGCAGCCGTTTACCGTGGCACCGAGTGGTGAACCGACAGGGTGTTATCTCGCTGACCGGGCCGGATCTCCAGCGTCAACGCCAGGCGCTGCTGTCAGAAGGTGTGATGGTGTCGGGTGATGGTCATATCGATATGCTGCGCTATCGCTGGCGCTATTAA
- a CDS encoding YbaY family lipoprotein, protein MKLVPMLSALAIAVAVAGCAHKSADVPTPAPSASAGAASAQQSSIALPNVSGTAWIRQRVALPPDAVLTVTVSDASLADAPSKVIAQKVVRTEGKQAPFSFVIPFNPSDIQPNARILLSAAITVDGKLMFITDTFQPVINQGGTKADLTLVPVQNTAIPAQQGGGAAASVPSTSPTQVTPSSAVPAPTTY, encoded by the coding sequence ATGAAACTCGTGCCTATGTTAAGTGCTTTGGCCATCGCGGTTGCCGTTGCAGGTTGTGCACATAAAAGTGCTGATGTTCCTACGCCTGCACCGAGTGCCTCCGCCGGTGCCGCGTCTGCCCAGCAATCTTCTATCGCCTTGCCTAATGTCTCCGGTACGGCTTGGATCCGTCAGCGGGTTGCCCTGCCGCCGGATGCGGTGCTAACGGTGACCGTTTCAGACGCTTCACTGGCCGATGCGCCATCTAAAGTGATTGCGCAAAAAGTCGTGCGTACCGAAGGTAAACAGGCGCCTTTCAGCTTCGTGATACCGTTCAACCCGTCTGATATTCAGCCGAACGCGCGTATCCTGCTTAGCGCAGCCATTACCGTTGACGGTAAGCTAATGTTTATCACCGATACCTTCCAGCCGGTCATCAACCAGGGCGGGACGAAGGCCGATCTGACGCTGGTGCCGGTACAAAATACGGCTATTCCGGCCCAGCAGGGCGGTGGGGCAGCAGCGAGCGTGCCTTCAACCTCTCCGACTCAGGTAACGCCATCTTCAGCGGTACCCGCGCCAACAACGTACTAA
- the tesB gene encoding acyl-CoA thioesterase II: MSQALSNLLALLNLEKIEEGLFRGQSEDLGLRQVFGGQVVGQALYAAKETVPEERLVHSFHSYFLRPGDSQKPIVYDVETLRDGNSFSARRVAAVQNGKPIFYMTASFQAPEPGYEHQKEMPPAPKPDGLVSETDIARSLEKFLPPQAKEKFLSEKPLEIRPVVFHNPLKGHVDQPARQVWIRANGSMPQDLRVHQYLLGYASDFNFLPVALQPHGVGFLEPGMQVATIDHSMWFHRPFDMNDWLLYSVESTSASSARGFVRGEFYTQDGVLVASTVQEGVMRHRG, translated from the coding sequence ATGAGTCAGGCGCTCAGCAATTTATTGGCGTTACTTAACCTGGAAAAAATTGAAGAGGGACTGTTCCGTGGCCAAAGCGAAGATTTAGGCTTACGCCAGGTATTTGGCGGGCAAGTGGTCGGCCAGGCGCTTTATGCGGCAAAAGAAACCGTGCCGGAAGAGAGGCTGGTCCACTCGTTCCACAGCTACTTTTTACGCCCGGGCGACAGCCAAAAACCTATCGTTTATGACGTTGAAACCCTGCGTGACGGCAACAGCTTCAGCGCTCGCCGCGTCGCTGCGGTGCAAAACGGAAAGCCGATTTTTTATATGACCGCGTCATTCCAGGCGCCAGAGCCTGGCTATGAGCACCAGAAAGAGATGCCGCCTGCGCCAAAGCCTGACGGTCTGGTATCTGAAACGGATATCGCCCGTTCGCTGGAGAAATTCCTGCCGCCGCAGGCAAAAGAGAAGTTTCTCAGCGAAAAGCCGCTGGAAATTCGCCCGGTGGTATTCCATAACCCGCTCAAAGGCCACGTAGATCAGCCTGCTCGCCAGGTCTGGATCCGCGCTAACGGCAGCATGCCGCAGGATCTCCGCGTGCATCAGTATCTGCTCGGCTATGCCTCAGACTTTAACTTCCTGCCGGTTGCCCTGCAGCCCCATGGCGTAGGTTTCCTCGAGCCGGGTATGCAGGTCGCCACTATCGATCATTCCATGTGGTTCCACCGCCCCTTCGACATGAACGACTGGCTGCTTTACAGCGTGGAAAGTACATCGGCTTCGAGCGCTCGCGGCTTTGTGCGCGGAGAGTTTTATACTCAGGATGGTGTGCTGGTGGCTTCTACCGTTCAGGAAGGCGTGATGCGTCATCGCGGGTAG
- the amtB gene encoding ammonium transporter AmtB, with protein sequence MKKLAALLGSGGLALLPALAFAADAPAVADKADNAFMMICTALVLFMTIPGLALFYGGLIRAKNVLSMLTQISVTFALVCVLWVVYGYSLAFDTGNNFFGSFDWVMLKNIPLKALMGTFYQYIHVAFQGSFACITVGLVVGSLSERVRFSAVVIFAAVWLTLSYVPIAHMVWGGGILATHGALDFAGGTVVHINAAVAGLVGAYLVGKRVGFGKEAFKPHNLPMVFIGTAILYFGWFGFNAGSASAANEIAALAFVNTVVATAGAILSWVFGEWALRGKPSLLGACSGAIAGLVGITPACGYVGVGGALLIGLVVGLAGLWGVTTLKKWLNVDDPCDVFGVHGVCGIIGCIMTGIFAATSLGGVGYAEGVTMGHQVLVQLESVAITIVWSGVVAFIAFKIADLTVGLRVPEEQEREGLDVNSHGENAYNS encoded by the coding sequence ATGAAAAAACTAGCTGCACTTCTTGGTTCAGGTGGGCTGGCATTGCTGCCGGCGCTCGCCTTCGCTGCGGACGCGCCTGCGGTCGCGGACAAAGCCGATAACGCCTTTATGATGATATGCACCGCGCTGGTGCTGTTTATGACCATCCCAGGCCTGGCGCTGTTCTACGGCGGCCTGATTCGTGCCAAAAACGTGCTGTCGATGCTGACGCAAATCTCCGTCACTTTCGCGCTGGTGTGCGTACTGTGGGTGGTTTACGGCTACAGCCTGGCGTTTGATACCGGCAACAATTTCTTCGGTAGCTTTGACTGGGTGATGCTGAAAAACATCCCGCTGAAAGCGCTGATGGGGACCTTCTACCAGTATATTCACGTTGCGTTCCAGGGCTCCTTCGCCTGTATCACCGTAGGCCTGGTCGTCGGCTCCCTCTCCGAGCGCGTGCGCTTCTCTGCGGTAGTGATTTTTGCGGCCGTTTGGCTGACGCTTTCCTATGTGCCGATTGCGCATATGGTATGGGGCGGCGGTATCCTTGCGACCCATGGCGCGCTGGACTTCGCCGGTGGTACCGTGGTGCACATTAACGCCGCTGTTGCTGGCTTGGTGGGCGCTTACCTGGTGGGTAAACGCGTTGGCTTCGGCAAAGAAGCTTTCAAGCCACACAACCTGCCAATGGTGTTTATCGGTACCGCAATCCTGTACTTCGGCTGGTTTGGCTTTAACGCCGGCTCCGCAAGCGCCGCCAATGAGATTGCTGCCCTGGCGTTTGTGAACACCGTTGTGGCAACTGCGGGTGCTATCCTCTCCTGGGTCTTTGGCGAGTGGGCGCTGCGCGGTAAACCTTCTCTGCTGGGCGCCTGTTCCGGTGCTATTGCAGGTCTGGTAGGTATTACTCCAGCGTGTGGTTACGTTGGCGTGGGCGGCGCGCTGCTGATTGGTCTGGTTGTTGGCTTGGCCGGCCTGTGGGGTGTGACAACGCTGAAAAAATGGCTCAACGTTGATGACCCTTGTGATGTGTTCGGCGTGCACGGCGTGTGCGGCATCATCGGCTGCATCATGACCGGTATCTTCGCGGCAACTTCTCTGGGTGGCGTAGGTTACGCCGAAGGCGTGACCATGGGGCATCAGGTTCTGGTTCAGCTGGAGAGCGTCGCTATCACCATCGTATGGTCAGGCGTTGTCGCGTTTATCGCGTTCAAAATTGCTGACCTGACCGTTGGGCTGCGTGTACCAGAAGAGCAAGAGCGTGAAGGCCTGGACGTCAACAGCCACGGCGAAAACGCTTACAACAGCTAA
- the glnK gene encoding P-II family nitrogen regulator encodes MKLVTVVIKPFKLEDVREALSSIGIQGLTVTEVKGFGRQKGHAELYRGAEYSVNFLPKVKIDVAIADDQLDEVIDVISKAAYTGKIGDGKIFVAELQRVIRIRTGEADEAAL; translated from the coding sequence ATGAAGCTGGTCACCGTGGTAATCAAACCGTTCAAACTTGAAGACGTGCGTGAAGCACTCTCTTCAATCGGTATTCAAGGGCTTACCGTGACCGAAGTTAAAGGTTTCGGCCGCCAGAAAGGCCATGCGGAGCTTTACCGTGGTGCCGAGTACAGCGTCAACTTCCTGCCCAAAGTAAAAATTGATGTCGCTATTGCTGACGATCAGCTCGATGAAGTTATCGACGTGATCAGCAAAGCCGCCTACACCGGCAAAATCGGTGACGGGAAAATCTTCGTTGCAGAACTGCAACGCGTTATTCGTATTCGTACCGGCGAAGCCGACGAAGCCGCTCTGTAA
- a CDS encoding SmdB family multidrug efflux ABC transporter permease/ATP-binding protein translates to MSRKQQWPTIKRLLAYGSPWRKPLAGAMLMLWVAAAAEVSGPVLVSYFIDNMVAKNQMPLGLAAGLAVAYILLSISAAGLHYLQALLFNKAAVGVVQKLRTDVMDAALRQPLSAFDTQPVGQLISRVTNDTEVIRDLYVTVVATVLRSAALIGAMLVAMFTLDWRMALVAITIFPAVIAVMFIYQRYSTPIVRRVRSYLADINDGFNEVINGMSVIQQFRQQARFGERMGQASRSHYLARMQTLRLDGWLLRPLLSLFSAMILCGLLMLFGFTSRGTIEVGVLYAFINYLGRLNEPLIELTTQQSILQQAVVAGERVFELMDGKRQDYGNDNRPLASGSISVDNVSFAYRGDRLVLQDINLEVPSRSFIALVGHTGSGKSTLANLLMGYYPLTKGEIRLDGRPLDSLSHETLRRGVAMVQQDPVVMADSFFANVTLGRDISEAAVWQALETVQLAELARALPEGIHTRLGEQGNNLSVGQKQLLALARVLVEAPQILILDEATANIDSGTEQAIQRALAVVRQHTTLVVIAHRLSTITDADTILVLHRGQAVERGTHGELLAQQGRYWQMYQLQLAGEELAAAAQEESLTA, encoded by the coding sequence ATGAGTCGTAAACAACAGTGGCCAACGATCAAACGTCTGCTGGCCTACGGATCGCCCTGGCGTAAACCGCTGGCTGGCGCGATGCTGATGCTTTGGGTCGCGGCAGCTGCGGAAGTCTCTGGGCCGGTGCTGGTCAGCTACTTCATCGATAACATGGTCGCCAAAAATCAGATGCCGCTTGGCCTCGCCGCCGGGCTGGCCGTCGCCTACATTCTGCTGTCGATAAGCGCCGCCGGGCTGCACTATCTCCAGGCCCTGCTGTTTAACAAAGCGGCCGTAGGCGTGGTGCAAAAACTGCGAACCGACGTGATGGACGCCGCGCTGCGTCAGCCTTTGAGCGCGTTTGACACTCAGCCTGTCGGGCAGCTTATTTCCCGCGTCACCAACGACACCGAGGTGATTCGCGACCTGTATGTCACGGTGGTGGCGACGGTACTGCGCAGCGCAGCGCTGATCGGCGCTATGCTGGTAGCGATGTTTACGCTCGACTGGCGCATGGCGCTGGTGGCGATAACCATTTTCCCGGCGGTGATTGCCGTGATGTTTATCTACCAGCGCTACAGCACGCCGATTGTGCGCCGTGTACGCAGTTACCTGGCGGACATTAACGACGGATTTAACGAAGTCATCAACGGCATGAGCGTGATTCAGCAGTTCCGTCAGCAGGCTCGCTTTGGCGAGCGAATGGGGCAGGCGAGCCGCTCCCATTATCTGGCGCGTATGCAAACGCTGCGGCTCGACGGCTGGCTTTTGCGCCCGCTGCTGAGCCTGTTTTCTGCGATGATCCTTTGCGGTCTGCTGATGCTGTTCGGCTTCACTTCCCGGGGCACCATTGAAGTCGGCGTACTGTATGCGTTTATTAACTACCTTGGCCGCCTGAACGAACCGCTGATCGAATTAACGACTCAGCAGTCGATCCTCCAGCAGGCGGTGGTTGCCGGCGAGCGCGTGTTTGAGCTGATGGACGGCAAGCGCCAGGATTACGGCAACGACAACCGCCCGCTAGCCAGCGGGTCTATCTCCGTCGACAACGTATCGTTTGCCTATCGCGGCGACCGGCTGGTGCTGCAGGACATTAACCTTGAAGTGCCTTCCCGCAGCTTTATTGCGCTGGTCGGGCACACCGGGAGCGGGAAAAGTACCCTGGCAAACCTGCTGATGGGGTATTACCCGTTAACGAAAGGCGAAATACGCCTTGATGGCAGGCCGCTTGACTCCCTCAGCCATGAAACGCTGCGTCGCGGCGTGGCTATGGTACAGCAGGATCCGGTGGTGATGGCCGACTCGTTCTTCGCCAACGTCACCCTGGGGCGTGATATCAGCGAAGCGGCGGTCTGGCAGGCGCTGGAGACGGTTCAGCTTGCGGAGCTGGCTCGTGCGCTGCCGGAGGGCATCCATACTCGCCTGGGCGAGCAAGGAAATAATCTCTCCGTCGGCCAGAAGCAGCTGCTTGCCCTGGCGCGTGTTCTGGTTGAAGCGCCGCAGATCCTGATCCTCGATGAGGCGACGGCGAACATTGACTCCGGGACAGAACAGGCTATTCAGCGCGCGCTGGCGGTGGTCCGTCAGCACACCACGCTGGTGGTCATTGCCCACAGGCTGTCTACCATTACCGACGCTGACACCATTCTGGTGCTGCATCGCGGCCAGGCCGTGGAGCGGGGCACCCACGGTGAACTGCTGGCGCAGCAGGGGCGTTACTGGCAGATGTATCAGCTACAGCTGGCGGGCGAGGAGCTTGCCGCCGCCGCGCAGGAAGAGTCGCTTACCGCCTGA